The following are encoded together in the Humulus lupulus chromosome 5, drHumLupu1.1, whole genome shotgun sequence genome:
- the LOC133834707 gene encoding large ribosomal subunit protein eL36y-like isoform X1 produces the protein MYIFVRVLLGRLCSSPLFPSPLPLVSGCRSKIVMAPKQPNTGLFVGLNRGHVVTKKELAPRPSDRKGKTSKRVHFVRNLIREVAGFAPYEKRITELLKVGKDKRALKVAKRKLGTHKRAKKKREEMSNVLRKMRAGGGAEKKK, from the exons atgtatatattcgTTAGGGTTTTACTCGGCCGTCTGTGTTCTTCGCCATTATTTCCTTCGCCTTTGCCACTGGTTTCTGGTTGCAGAAGCAAAATT GTAATGGCTCCTAAGCAGCCCAATACGGGCCTCTTTGTGGGTTTGAACAGAGGACATGTTGTGACCAAGAAGGAATTAGCTCCAAGGCCCTCTGACCGCAAAGGG AAAACCAGTAAGAGGGTACATTTCGTCAGAAACTTGATTAGGGAAGTCGCTGGATTTGCACCATATGAGAAGAGGATTACTGAGCTTCTGAAAGTTGGAAAGGACAAGCGGGCTCTGAAAGTGGCGAAGAGGAAGCTTGGAACCCACAAGAGGGCGAAGAAGAAGCGTGAAGAGATGTCCAATGTTCTCCGCAAGATGAG AGCTGGTGGAGGTGCTgagaagaagaaatga
- the LOC133834707 gene encoding large ribosomal subunit protein eL36y-like isoform X2, with amino-acid sequence MAPKQPNTGLFVGLNRGHVVTKKELAPRPSDRKGKTSKRVHFVRNLIREVAGFAPYEKRITELLKVGKDKRALKVAKRKLGTHKRAKKKREEMSNVLRKMRAGGGAEKKK; translated from the exons ATGGCTCCTAAGCAGCCCAATACGGGCCTCTTTGTGGGTTTGAACAGAGGACATGTTGTGACCAAGAAGGAATTAGCTCCAAGGCCCTCTGACCGCAAAGGG AAAACCAGTAAGAGGGTACATTTCGTCAGAAACTTGATTAGGGAAGTCGCTGGATTTGCACCATATGAGAAGAGGATTACTGAGCTTCTGAAAGTTGGAAAGGACAAGCGGGCTCTGAAAGTGGCGAAGAGGAAGCTTGGAACCCACAAGAGGGCGAAGAAGAAGCGTGAAGAGATGTCCAATGTTCTCCGCAAGATGAG AGCTGGTGGAGGTGCTgagaagaagaaatga